The following coding sequences are from one Gossypium hirsutum isolate 1008001.06 chromosome A12, Gossypium_hirsutum_v2.1, whole genome shotgun sequence window:
- the LOC107934258 gene encoding thioredoxin-like 1-2, chloroplastic, producing MASFSLKCGSYFSVFNETMLSSHSKKASWFSTSCTSLDSKASSSSKKFPALTFDFWGKPLVVPDQNGSRNCTTKPENKFSVQAERTCVSRCMRWWEKNLKPNMVKIHSAQELVCSLQNAGDRLVIIDFYSPGCGGCKALHPKICQLAEQNPNAIFLEVNYEELKKMCQCLNIHVLPFFRFYKGAEGRVGSFSCTNATIKKFKAALAKHGSDECSLGPAKGLDESEVMKLVSAGELSLSSLQSPSLNDSMFIRTMELSGILNKADKNWIMLQKEGALL from the exons ATGGCTTCTTTTTCATTGAAGTGTGGTTCATATTTTTCTGTGTTCAATGAGACTATGTTGAGCTCCCATTCCAAGAAAGCTTCCTGGTTTTCGACATCATGCACTTCTTTAGATTCCAAGGCTTCTTCATCATCAAAAAAGTTTCCTGCTTTAACCTTTGATTTTTGGGGGAAACCACTTGTCGTCCCAGATCAGAATGGTTCAAGAAACTGCACCACCAAACCTGAAAACAAATTCTCTGTTCAA GCTGAAAGAACCTGTGTGAGCCGATGTATGAGATGGTGGGAAAAAAATCTTAAACCCAACATGGTGAAGATCCACTCTGCTCAAGAACTTGTATGTTCCTTACAAAATGCTGGTGATCGATTGGTCATTATCGACTTCTATTCACCCGGTTGTGGTGGTTGCAAAGCCCTCCATCCTAAG ATCTGTCAACTGGCTGAACAGAATCCAAATGCGATTTTCCTTGAAGTTAACTATGAAGAACTGAAGAAGATGTGTCAATGTCTCAATATTCATGTCTTACCCTTCTTTAGGTTCTATAAAGGTGCTGAAGGGCGAGTCGGCAGCTTCAGCTGCACCAATGCTACG ATCAAGAAATTCAAAGCTGCATTGGCAAAGCACGGATCGGATGAATGCAGCCTTGGCCCTGCCAAAGGTTTGGATGAGTCTGAGGTGATGAAACTAGTATCAGCTGGTGAATTATCATTAAGTAGTTTACAATCACCTTCCTTGAACGATTCCATGTTCATCAGAACCATGGAACTGTCTGGTATCTTGAACAAAGCAGATAAAAATTGGATAATGCTCCAAAAGGAGGGTGCTCTGCTATAG